The Microbacterium sp. SORGH_AS_0862 region CCACCCGCGTGGGCGGCGAACCTCGGCACCTCCGTGAGCACCGAAGGACGTCCGGCGTAGGAGTGCAGCAGCTCCGCGAACTCCGCCTGGAAGGCGGGATCGACGATCGCGGACTCGTAGACAGCAGTCAGCTCGTCGATCGCGGCGATGAGCGACTCGGGCATGTAGCGCCCGCCGTACTGACCGAAGAAGGGTCCTTTGACATCGCGCAGACTCATGATCCAGCCTCCAGGAAAGCGTGCAGGGTCGCGACCGGCTCCGAGGTCACGAGAGCCTCGCCGATGAGGACGACGTCCGCGCCGCCGGAGCGGTAGTGGCGCACGTCATCGGGAGTGAGGACCGCCGATTCGGCGATCTTGATCGCATCGCTCGGGAACGAATCGGCGAGACGGCCGAACAGATCGCGATCGAGTTCGAACGTGCTGAGGTTGCGCGCGTTGACCCCGATGAGACGTGCTCCGAGATCGGCTGCGCGGGACAACTCTTGGGCCGAGTGCGTCTCCACGAGCGGCGTCATGCCGAGCTGGAGAACGAGCTCGTGCAGCTCGGCGAGCAGCTGTTGCTCGAGGGCCGCGACGATCAGCAGCACCAGATCCGCCCCGGATGCGCGGGCTTCGAGCACCTGGTAGGGCGTGGCGATGAAGTCCTTGCGCAGAACCGGGACCGAGACGCGCTCGCGCACCGCTTCGAGGTCGGCGAGGCTGCCCTTGAACTTGCGCCCCTCCGTGAGCACCGAGATCGCGCTCGCGCCGCCCTCTTCGTATCGAGATGCCTGGAAGGCGGGATCGGGAATCGCCGCCAGGTCGCCGCGGGACGGGCTCGCCCGCTTCACCTCGGCGATGATCTTCACGCGGTCCGCGGGGGCGAGGGCGGCCAGCGCGTCGAGCGCAGCGGGGCGGTCCAGCGCAGCGCGCTCCACGACCGCCAGAGGCGTGCGCGACTCTCGCTCGCGGGCATCCTCCACTGCGCCGGCCGTGAGGTCGGCGAGCACCATCAGTGCTCTTTCGCGACGTACTTGGGGCCGTTGACGCCCCAACCGGCGCGGGCCAGAGCCCACCCGGTGATCAGACCCACCACGAGCAGACCGACCGACGCCCAGACGAGCACGGGCATGTCGAGCACGAAGAACACCGTGCCCAGCGCGACGGCGACGAGCATGATCACCACGGCCGTCCAGGCTGCCGGGGAGTGTCCGTGGCCGGGGTCGTCGATGGAATTGCTCATGTCTCTCCTTCGGGTGCGGCCTCGTGACGGCCGGATCCAGTCTAGCGGGGCGGGTCGGGGAAGGTCGGATCATCGCCGCGCGAGAGGTCGTCCCACGAGTCGATCGCGTCCAGCGGTGCGCCGTCGGCGGTGGCTCCCCTACGGCGCGGAGCGTCGTACTTGCGCCCTCCGCCCGGCCAGCGCCAACCGGTGACGAGAACGAACGAGCCCGCCACCAGCAGCACGACGGCGGCGACGAGGGTGACCACGGGCCACCCCGTGACGCTCGTGCTCGCGACGAGTGCCGCCACCGACGAGTCACCGGTGATGCCGGTGGTCTCCGTCACGCTCGGGGCATAGGCGTCGATGGGAGCGTCGAAGGCGACGGGCGCCGTGAGCAGCGCGATACCGATCGCGGCAGCCACCGTCAGAGCGCCGAACACGACCCGGAGGACCCGGCCGACGATCGACAACGCAGCGCCCAACGCGAGCACCGCGAGACTCAGCGGCGTGAGCACGGGGATGGCGGCGGTCCCCGCGACCGCGACATCGGCGGCCGCGCCGTCCGTCAGCGCGACGTGGATCCAGGTCTGCGTGGCCGCCAGGGTGCTCGCGGCACCGCCTACCAGGATCGCCAGAACCGCGCTCGAGCGCGCGCGACGGATCACTCGCCGCCTCGAACGGGGTCCAGGTCGTCGGAGTCGAAGCAGGTCCGTGTGCCGGTGTGACAGGCGGGGCCGGTCTGTTCGACGGACAGCAGCACGGCATCGCCGTCGCAGTCCAGACGGGCACCGTGCACGACCTGGATGTTCCCCGAGGTGTCGCCCTTGCGCCAGTACTCCTGCCTCGAGCGCGACCAGTACGTGGCGCGGCCGGACGTGAGCGTGCGCCGCAGCGCCTCCGCATCCATCCAGCCCATCATGAGCACCTCTCGGGTGTCCCACTGCTGCACGATCGCCGCGACCAGGCCCTGGTCGTTGAAGCGGACTCGGGAGATGCGCTCCTCGATGCTCTCGCTCACCGCCGCACCTCGATCCCGTCTCCGACCAGCGCGTCCTTGACGTCGCCGACCGTGAGCTGACCGGAGTGGAACACGGATGCGGCGAGCACGGCATCGGCGCCGGCTCGGATCGCGGGCGCGAAATCGCCGACCTGCCCGGCGCCGCCGGAGGCGATGACCGGAACGCGAGAGATCTCCCGCATCAGAGCGACGAGCTCGAGGTCGAAGCCGTTCTTCGTGCCGTCGGCGTCGATCGAGTTGACCAGCAGCTCGCCCGCACCGCGCTCGATCGCCTCGCGTGCCCACGCGAGCGCGTCGAGCTGCGTCAGCGTACGTCCGCCGTGGGTCGTGATGGCGAACCCGGAGGGCATCCCCTCGGCGCGCTTGACATCGAGCGACAGCACGAGCACCTGCGCACCGAAGCGGTCGGCGATCTCGTCGATCAGGCCAGGACGGGCGATCGCCGCGGAGTTCACGCCGATCTTGTCCGCGCCGACCGCGAGCAGCCTCGCGACGTCCTCGTCCGAACGAACGCCGCCGCCGACGGTCAACGGGATGAAGACCTCTTCCGCCGTGCGACGCACGACGTCGTAGGTCGTCGCCCGCTCGTCGACGGTCGCCGTCACGTCGAGGAACGTGAGCTCGTCAGCACCCTGTTCGAAGTACACGCGCGCGAGCTCGACGGGGTCTCCCATGTCGCGGAGGTTCTCGAAGTTCACGCCCTTCACCACTCGCCCCGCCGCCACGTCCAGGCACGGGATGACTCGGCAGACCACGCTCATCAGAGCCTCGCCGCGTGGATCTCGGTCACGAGGATCGCCCTCGCACCAATCGCATAGAGCGCGTCCATGACCTGGTTCACGCCCTTGCGCGGGCTCATGACACGCACCGCCACCCACGACGGATCCCGCAGCGGCGAGATCGTCGGTGATTCGATACCTGGGGCGACGGCGATCGCGTCGTCGACGAGGGCGGCGGGCAGGTCGTAATCGATGAGCACGTACTCGCGCGCGACGATGACACCGCGCAGGCGGCGCAGCAGCGTCTCGAGGCCTGCAGGCTCCTGCGCGCCGGTGATCAAGACCGCATCCGACTCCAGAAGGACCGGGCCGAAGATCTCGAGCCCCGCCTGGCGAAGCGTGGTGCCGGTGGAGACGACGTCGGCCACCGCGTCGGCGACGCCGAGTTCGACGGCCGACTCCACGGCACCGTCGAGCGGCACGAGGTCGACGGCCACACCGTGCTCGTCGAGGTAGGCGTCGACGAGGCCCGGGTAGGCGGTGGCGACCCGCATCCCCTCGAGGTCGGCGAGTTCGGTGAACCGACCGGGAGGGCCGGCGAAGCGGAACGTGGAGCCGCCGAATCCGAGCGCCTCGATCTCGCGCGCACCCGGCATGCGGGCGTCCAGCAGCAGGTCGCGACCGGTGATTCCGACATCGAGCGCGCCCGAACCGACGTAGGTGGCGATGTCCTTGGGGCGCAGGTAGAAGAACTCGACGTCGTTGAGCGGGTCGATGGCGTGCAGATCCTTCGGATCACGACGGCCCTTGTAGCCCGCTTCGGCGAGCATGGCCGCCGCGGTCTCGGAAAGGGAGCCCTTGTTGGGCACGGCGATTCTCAGCATGGGAAAACTCTCGGGAAGGTGACGGATGCGGCGGGTGCGGGCATCAGAGATGTCGGTACACGTCCGCCGGCGTCAGACCCTTGGCCAGCATGAGCACCTGGAGGTGGTAGAGCAGCTGGGAGATCTCCTCAGCCGCTTCGGTGTCGCTCTGGTACTCGGCGGCCATCCAGACCTCCGCGGCCTCTTCGACGATCTTCTTGCCGATCGCGTGCACACCGGCATCCAGCTCCGCGACGGTGCCGGATCCGGCCGGTCGCGTCCGGGCCTTGAGCTCCAGCTCCGCGAACAGGTCGTCGAACGTCTTCACCGTCCTAGGGTACCGTCCGCCGACCGACTCGGATGTCGCCCTCAGTGGCGGTGCATCCTCGCATCGGCGGCCTGCGCCCTGAGCCCGGCGATCGCCGCATCCGGATCCGCCGCGCCGAACACGGCGGATCCGGCGACGAACGTGTCCGCGCCGGCGGAGGCCGCCTGCTCGATGGTGGCTGGAGCGATGCCGCCGTCGACCTGGAGCCAGACCGCGGAGTCGACCCGGCGCGCGGCGTCGGCGAGCCGGGCGAGCTTGGGCATCGTCTCGGGCATGAACGACTGTCCGCCGAATCCCGGCTCCACGGTCATCACCAGGATCTGATCGAACTCGTGCAGCAGCTCCAGGAGCGGCTCCTCCGAGGTCCCGGGTTTGATCGCCACCCCGGCACGTGCACCGATCTCACGCAGCCGCCGTGCGAGAGCCACCGGGTCGGCGGCGGCTTCGAGGTGGAAGGTCACCGAGGCCGCACCAAGCTCCGCGTATCCGGGCGCCCAGCGATCGGGGTCGTCGATCATGAGGTGGACGTCCAGCGGCACGGGACTCGTCGCCTGCACGCGCTCGACCATCTGCGGACCGAACGTGAGGTTCGGCACGAAGTGGTTGTCCATCACGTCCACGTGCACGAAGTCGGCACCGGAGATGCGACCGAGCTCCGCCTGCATGTTGACGAAGTCTGCGGCGAGGATCGAGGGATTGATGCGGGGGGCGCTCACCCTGCCATTATCGGCGACGGTCACGCGCGTCGCCGCAGGAGCGAGAT contains the following coding sequences:
- the trpC gene encoding indole-3-glycerol phosphate synthase TrpC, producing MLADLTAGAVEDARERESRTPLAVVERAALDRPAALDALAALAPADRVKIIAEVKRASPSRGDLAAIPDPAFQASRYEEGGASAISVLTEGRKFKGSLADLEAVRERVSVPVLRKDFIATPYQVLEARASGADLVLLIVAALEQQLLAELHELVLQLGMTPLVETHSAQELSRAADLGARLIGVNARNLSTFELDRDLFGRLADSFPSDAIKIAESAVLTPDDVRHYRSGGADVVLIGEALVTSEPVATLHAFLEAGS
- a CDS encoding DUF6704 family protein, translated to MSNSIDDPGHGHSPAAWTAVVIMLVAVALGTVFFVLDMPVLVWASVGLLVVGLITGWALARAGWGVNGPKYVAKEH
- a CDS encoding Trp biosynthesis-associated membrane protein, which gives rise to MIRRARSSAVLAILVGGAASTLAATQTWIHVALTDGAAADVAVAGTAAIPVLTPLSLAVLALGAALSIVGRVLRVVFGALTVAAAIGIALLTAPVAFDAPIDAYAPSVTETTGITGDSSVAALVASTSVTGWPVVTLVAAVVLLVAGSFVLVTGWRWPGGGRKYDAPRRRGATADGAPLDAIDSWDDLSRGDDPTFPDPPR
- the hisI gene encoding phosphoribosyl-AMP cyclohydrolase — protein: MSESIEERISRVRFNDQGLVAAIVQQWDTREVLMMGWMDAEALRRTLTSGRATYWSRSRQEYWRKGDTSGNIQVVHGARLDCDGDAVLLSVEQTGPACHTGTRTCFDSDDLDPVRGGE
- the hisF gene encoding imidazole glycerol phosphate synthase subunit HisF, giving the protein MSVVCRVIPCLDVAAGRVVKGVNFENLRDMGDPVELARVYFEQGADELTFLDVTATVDERATTYDVVRRTAEEVFIPLTVGGGVRSDEDVARLLAVGADKIGVNSAAIARPGLIDEIADRFGAQVLVLSLDVKRAEGMPSGFAITTHGGRTLTQLDALAWAREAIERGAGELLVNSIDADGTKNGFDLELVALMREISRVPVIASGGAGQVGDFAPAIRAGADAVLAASVFHSGQLTVGDVKDALVGDGIEVRR
- the hisG gene encoding ATP phosphoribosyltransferase — encoded protein: MLRIAVPNKGSLSETAAAMLAEAGYKGRRDPKDLHAIDPLNDVEFFYLRPKDIATYVGSGALDVGITGRDLLLDARMPGAREIEALGFGGSTFRFAGPPGRFTELADLEGMRVATAYPGLVDAYLDEHGVAVDLVPLDGAVESAVELGVADAVADVVSTGTTLRQAGLEIFGPVLLESDAVLITGAQEPAGLETLLRRLRGVIVAREYVLIDYDLPAALVDDAIAVAPGIESPTISPLRDPSWVAVRVMSPRKGVNQVMDALYAIGARAILVTEIHAARL
- a CDS encoding phosphoribosyl-ATP diphosphatase codes for the protein MKTFDDLFAELELKARTRPAGSGTVAELDAGVHAIGKKIVEEAAEVWMAAEYQSDTEAAEEISQLLYHLQVLMLAKGLTPADVYRHL
- the rpe gene encoding ribulose-phosphate 3-epimerase; the protein is MSAPRINPSILAADFVNMQAELGRISGADFVHVDVMDNHFVPNLTFGPQMVERVQATSPVPLDVHLMIDDPDRWAPGYAELGAASVTFHLEAAADPVALARRLREIGARAGVAIKPGTSEEPLLELLHEFDQILVMTVEPGFGGQSFMPETMPKLARLADAARRVDSAVWLQVDGGIAPATIEQAASAGADTFVAGSAVFGAADPDAAIAGLRAQAADARMHRH